The window TTGTTGCagctttaacaacaggactaaaggtgtcctcatagtctattCCATACCGTTGCTTAAAGCCCTTGGCAATAAGTCTTGCCTTGTACCGATCAATGGTACTATCAGATTTTCTCTTGATTCTGAAAACACATTTGCAATCCATAAGGTTTTTACCTTGTTGTGGAGGAACTAGATGCCACGTGTTTATTTTTCTATAGTGCCAAGTATTCTTCCTTCATTGCCTTTTTCCATTTTTCATTACCAAGTGCCTCTTAAAGAGTACTTGGTTCACCTGGGTTAACCTGTAGGCCATATTGGGTTATGTGCTTATAATCAACAGGTTGTATCACACCTTGTTGTAGCCGTGTTCTTCGTTGTGATGGTGCAGCAGGATCAGCTGGAGTAGAAGATCCCGAGCCATAAGCAGGAGTTCTAGGCACAACAGATCCCAGGGCATATTCTGCTCTTGCTAGCCCCGGATCCTCTATGGCTGTGGCCCGTGACGCAGATGATGTAGGAGCCACAGAAGATCCCGGCCACCTAGCTGGCTCATCACGGGCGCATGATTGCGCGGGCCCTTGTGAATCTGCACCGGATCCAACACCTGTCAGCCGCTGCTGGGCGCGCCGCTTGTAGCAGCGGGATTCGTCAGGGAAGCGCGCGCCGCTCGGGCCACCTAGGGGCTGCCTGGCGGCGGGCGGACGCGGGACTGCCTCCACCTGGGGACTGGCGTGCGGCGTGCGCGGAGGCGCAGGCGGTTGCACGGGCAGGCGGATCCGCTGTCGGCTCTGACGCGTCAGCCTGCGCAGATCCCGATGCATAttgcccacactattgctcccgcaGCGATCTTGAGGCGGATCCCGAGGCGGATTTGTCCCCCACGCCGTGACACATGAAATATGGCACTTGGGGACTGatttcttcatcattttcttctcTGTTTTCACCGCTACTTTCACCCGTCACATCACAAATCTCATGTGCATGGTTAAGAGGATTAGTCGTCACTGGATCATCACAATTATTTTCTCCCCCTTGATCAGAACCGTTTAGGTGAGATGGCAATAGAAGTATTTCTTGACGGAGTCTAGCGCTGGCATTGGGATGAAGATTAGCAAAGGGAAATTTTGTCTCGACAAAAATGACATCACGAGAAATATAGACACGGCCAGTGGAGATGTCAAGACACTTGACACCTTTATGAAGAGCACTATACCCAAGGAAAGCACATTGCTTTGAGCGTAACATGAGTTTACGATTATTGTATGGACGAAGATTCGGCCAACATACACAGCCAAACACACGAAGCGATTTGTAATCAGGTTTGGTGTGGAGAAGTCTCTCTACTGGAGTTTCATTATTGATGACACGGCCAGGAAGCATGTTGATAATGTGGACAGCCGCAAGAAAAGCCTCATCAAAAAACTTGAGGGGCATGGAGGCTCCGGCTACAAGAGCTAGTCCAACTTCGACAATGTGTCTATGTTTACATTGTGCGGAACCATTTTTGTTGGTGAGTATGAGGGCATGACACATGGTGAGTAATGCCAAGTTTCGGAAGAAAGAGTTTAATTTTTCGTATCCCCCCCCCCAGTCGGATTGGACAACAATGATCTTGCCGTCGAACTTGCGCTCAACAAGAGCTTGGAAGTTTCGAAAAACTTGAAAAACATCGAATcgtttcttaagaagatagatccagGAGTACTTGCTATAGTCATCGATAAAACTCATGAAGTATGTGTGTCTATTAACAGAGGTGggggcaggaccccaaacatcggAAAAAAATAATTGCAATGGTTCGGTAGAAACACTAGTGGATACTGGATACGGTAACTGATGACTCTTAGCATGTTGACATGAATCACAAACTGTTTCGATATTGCGCTCACCAACAAACGGGGGTTTATTTTTCCTAAGCAATCtttcaactaaagaaaaagaaGCATGGCCTAATCGATCGTGTCATCGTGTTGAAGAAAGTTTGGCAACACCATAGGCTCTTTTATTTAATCTTCTAAGCTCTGAGATCAACGGGTAGAGCCCTCGAACGCATGTACCTCGATAGAGAACTTTCTTCGTTGCCTGATCCTTTATCAAAAAGAAAAAAGGATGAAACTCGAGGAAGACATGATTATCAATGCCAATTCTATGAACGGGAAGAAGATTCATACTGGCACGAGGAACATGCAAAAATTTTCTAAGGTGAAGTTTGCGATGGGGTTTTTTAATAATCATATGACCAATGTGACGGATCCTCATACCTGCTCCACTGGCAGTGTGGATCTGGTCCTTGCCGTGGTAGTTTTCCTGCATGGTGACCTTCTCTAGCTCGCCGGTGATGTGCTCGGTGGCTCCGTTGTCGACGTAACAGTTTGTGTCGATGCCATAGGAACTATAAGCAGCTGCAGCCACCTTGTCCTCATCCTGGGAggagtcatcatcatcattatAGCGATACCAGCAGTCCTTGGCGCTGTGCCCGCGCTGTGCCCGCGCTTGCCGCAAATCTGACAGTGCGGTGCATCAGGGCGCGCTCGGTtagagctgctgccgccgccgcggccGTGGCGTCCCTTGTGGTTGTTGGAGGAGGGCCGCCCGGCGCGAGGATTGTTGCTGCTAGAGGAGCTCCCGCCACCACCCGATCTTTCCTTACCACGTGGAGGTCCACCGCTACGACGCCCGCCGCGGCCACGAGAGGCTACGTTCGCAGATGACTTGAAGCCGCCCGAACCCTGGTAGAGCCCGACGCGTTGATCAAAGTTGCTCATCCAGCGTGACCGGGGTGGTGCAGGCGTCCAGGGCCGACACTAGGAGCTGGTACTCCATGTCTAGCGCgtggatgatgtaggagacgatctCATCGTCTTGCAGGGGTTTGCCGGCCGCAACGAGCTCATCAGCGAGGCCACGCATGTAGGCGAAGAAGGTGGCGATCGGCTGGGTTCCCTTTTGCGCATGAAGCAGAGCTGTGCGGATGTTGTTGATGCGGCTAAGCGACTGCGAGGAGAACATGGCCGCCAGGATTGTCCAGAGCATGTGCGTCGTGGTGATCACGGTCACCTGGCTGCACAACCACCTCTTTGGAGAGATTGTTGAGCAGGTACCCGAGCACCTGTTGATCCTCCCGGGCCCAGATCgggtggagagggttgggctcAGTGGAGTCGTTGACGTCCTTGTCCTTTCTAGGAAGGAAACGGGATGGCTCCGGCGTGCTGCCGTCGGCATGGCCGAAGACGCCAGCTTCCCTTAGCTGCGGCGTGATCTGGACGCGCCACAGTACGTAGTTCGTATGGGTGAGCTTCTCCGTGACCTGGTTGTCGAGGCCGATCTGGGAGGAACCGGAGGAAGACATGGCTAGGCACTAATGGAGATTGGAAGCTAGATGAATTGGAAGGGAgttgctctgattaccatgtgcgaAGGCGGAAAGCGTCTTACCCTCAGTACGAGGGGGCGCCGTACGTGTTTATAGGCAGGGGCGCACCTCCCTGTAGCGCATACATCGTTAGGATTACATCTTGGAGAAGAAGGGATAAGGAGATAAAGATAGTACAATGTGAACGTTTAACAacatgcaagtattaaacaagttgttagtacgagaaaacatcattaatttttgtcTCGATACCTGTTAGTGGCcttatatagatgcaaaatgtatttttcatagtggccttgtataagggaatggagggggtATATAATTTCATGGGTGTTTGCTTTGCTCGGTGTGGTGTGGTCATCTCAGTGGCCTGTGTTCATTTCAATTGGTCATTCTCAGGTGCTTGGTTGCCAGTTCAGTGCTGCTATCAATATGTCAGGATCAAACACCAATGCCACTCATACATGTCTTCTCTTTTTCAACACTGTTTCCCATGAACTTCAGAGTTCAGAATTCAGAATGAGGCCCAGGCAGATCTTTGTGCACCCACTGAATGAGGGAACGACAGGCCCGAAGAAGATGGAGCAGCCGAACCTTGCTCGATAATTCCAAAGTACACTAAGAGCCGCGTGATCAGCACGCCGGCGACGTACGACAGCCCCGATGAGCTCACAGCGACCGTCAGGTAGTACATTAGGGTCTTGAAGTATGTCCTGGGTGCTCCCTTGACATGCGCCTTTCCAAGTGCTAGCAGAGAAATGCAGGCGAGTGAAGCACCGGCGACTGCCGTCATCTTGTTCTCCCTGTCATTGCTCTCACGGAACGACAGCCCGTAGAGGATTGGTGGAAGTAGCCCGAACACGATGTATGAGAGAAGGGCCAGGATCATGTGGAGTCGGGCTTTTGACCGCCTGCCAAGCTGCAACCAGTAGTGGCCGACCCGCTCGTTGTCCTCGGTCACATCTCGAATGTCTCTTAGATCGGCAATCTTTCATTGACCGGAAAGGAAGGACATGTTAGTTTTCCGAGTTCTGGGGCCGAGTTTTCTGCAGTGATCAGTAAGAACAGTGTGACATTGAGTGAGGAGAGAAGTTTGTTACATTGTGGAAAATGAGAGGAAGCCCTCCCATAAGGTTGGCTATGCCCAAGATGAATATGTCCACTGCAGAAAAGTGAAAAACAGAATTTAATTAGATGGAACAATGTAAATATCAGTGTCAAAATAGTGCATtcatcatgagtttttttttgcaAAGAATTCATCATGTAAATAAGTGGAAAGTAAGTAAGTAACTAACATGTTTTTGCTCCACTTGATGCTGCTGCTGAAACAACGGAGAGGCTGGTGACTGACTCCACTAAGCCACCATACACTATGGCTTTTGGTATATCCCATTCATCACTCTGTTGGGGGCTAGGAGCAGCCGGATTCACATCTTCAGGGACTGACACTGCTACATAAGGCTGATCTTCTGCTTGAGCAATCGGCGAGGTTGGTATATTGCCCCTCTCCATAGTGGTCACATTCAGGCAATCGACCTTGAGTTCTGTTGTGTGACTTACATGGGTGGTTAATGAGCCATTCTCGAAGGTTGTCGTCGTAGTTCCATGAACATCTGTACAAATATAATTACTGTTATCAGGTTGCCCCTCTGAATCACAGTAGTCCATGCATACTGCTCACTTTATCAGGCCTACCTTCATGTCCAAGTAGGTGGTGAATTGCATCCACGATAACTCCATCGGCACGCTTCAGGGGAGGCATCTCACCTGTCATCTCCTCCATTACTTCTACATGAAAGATTCCTGCATGCCATGTTTCTATTGTCTATTACTCTAGTCCACTACATTCACTTAGTGATCCTAAATAAACTGTGATGATGCAATTAATATGGACAAGTAAAGCTTCCTGATCCAATGCCTGATTGTTCTTTCATGAAAAAAGATGTAAGTTGGTAGCTTTGTAGCTAGCTCCTTTTTCTCTCTTGTATCTCATAACATTGTATGCACAGTTTGGTTTTATTTTATTGGTTCAGGCTGCATAAGCCTGACGTAGCACAAAATGTAGGTTGGTATGCTTGATGGAACTCTGCTAACCCTCTTTGGCATATTTTGCATTTCTATGCAAATGTATAGCCATTGCAGCTTATTTTAGAAAAAGAAATGGTCTGCAAGTCCATTGGAAAACAATGTTGCGTGCAATGTACCTGTAGAAGACGATGAGTAGGTTGTCGCTGCTGCTGATGTGGTTGTAGAGGATGTGGTAGAAGTTGCCGATGTGGTTGTAGTTGTGGTGGTTGTCGTGTTATGATCTTCTGATGATGATTCGGTTATCGAGTGTTCTGGTTTTACAACTGTGCCATGACTGTGATGAGCAAATGTGCAAGATTCAATTTTAGTGCTTGTGTCGATGGAGTCCTGCATCTCGGACTGAAGTGGCATCGTCACTGGATCTGGAATGTAGTAATAAATTGCTCAGCTGATGAAACAAAGCATCAATTGCA is drawn from Triticum dicoccoides isolate Atlit2015 ecotype Zavitan chromosome 4A, WEW_v2.0, whole genome shotgun sequence and contains these coding sequences:
- the LOC119288202 gene encoding uncharacterized protein LOC119288202: MMEVAVESPQPAWDHFKEEVEIMEEDGGTAAAAAAAAAAAAGELLTREIKKRLLDHAHANGGGPEELEAAPEVEQKEEVEEAPEEPKVAEEEQQRHKSTFFDASKGLWKCQHCDWAYRLASPCGNSTAAAAAAAPGELLTRHIKKRLLVHAHEKGNGHGHVNGEEAEELEASEEEQKEEEVAPDEPKVAEEEHKSIFFDAAKGLWKCRHCDWTYRLSSPCGNGTVDHRGLLKPEHFAVESYSENQAAADPVTMPLQSEMQDSIDTSTKIESCTFAHHSHGTVVKPEHSITESSSEDHNTTTTTTTTTSATSTTSSTTTSAAATTYSSSSTGIFHVEVMEEMTGEMPPLKRADGVIVDAIHHLLGHEDVHGTTTTTFENGSLTTHVSHTTELKVDCLNVTTMERGNIPTSPIAQAEDQPYVAVSVPEDVNPAAPSPQQSDEWDIPKAIVYGGLVESVTSLSVVSAAASSGAKTLDIFILGIANLMGGLPLIFHNIADLRDIRDVTEDNERVGHYWLQLGRRSKARLHMILALLSYIVFGLLPPILYGLSFRESNDRENKMTAVAGASLACISLLALGKAHVKGAPRTYFKTLMYYLTVAVSSSGLSYVAGVLITRLLVYFGIIEQGSAAPSSSGLSFPHSVGAQRSAWASF